A genomic segment from Luteolibacter ambystomatis encodes:
- a CDS encoding LysR family transcriptional regulator translates to MSEFLPDLRQVRAFVAVADEGSFTLAAKRLCLTQSAISHSLRALEEQLGCRLLDRQGKKTVPTQEGEVFIRRCRRALAELEHAERELDGLKRWGQARIRVGAPHSLCHFLLPTVLREFRDCFPRCEPVIEAGDTSWLMTRLEEHALDIVVGLGNETQLEDGRPLFSDEMTFIVSPAHPWANGGKITPDSLAAMHFIVYTRSTQTHRLVENWFEQQGVRLRAPLVLGDMEAIKEMTRIGLGVGIVAPWVARKELADGRLVSVPMGEVGVRRDWSVFTRVKRNLTLVEETFVGICGMIGKDLARQTAF, encoded by the coding sequence ATGAGTGAGTTTCTCCCTGATCTAAGACAAGTGCGCGCATTCGTGGCGGTGGCCGACGAAGGCAGCTTCACGCTGGCTGCCAAACGTCTGTGCCTGACCCAGTCCGCGATCAGCCACTCGTTGCGTGCTCTGGAGGAGCAGTTGGGATGCCGACTTCTGGACCGGCAGGGGAAAAAAACCGTTCCGACACAGGAGGGAGAAGTTTTCATCCGCCGCTGCCGCCGCGCGCTGGCGGAACTCGAACATGCCGAGCGCGAACTGGATGGCTTGAAGCGCTGGGGACAGGCCCGCATCCGTGTGGGGGCACCTCACAGCCTTTGCCATTTCCTGCTGCCGACGGTGCTCCGGGAATTCCGGGACTGCTTTCCGCGCTGCGAACCGGTAATCGAAGCAGGAGATACCTCCTGGCTGATGACGCGTCTGGAAGAACACGCGCTCGATATCGTCGTGGGCCTCGGCAACGAAACGCAGTTGGAGGATGGGCGTCCCCTGTTCAGCGATGAAATGACCTTCATCGTTTCCCCCGCGCATCCATGGGCGAATGGTGGAAAGATCACGCCCGACTCACTCGCGGCGATGCACTTCATCGTTTACACGCGCTCGACGCAAACCCACCGGTTGGTGGAGAACTGGTTCGAGCAACAGGGCGTGCGTCTGCGCGCGCCGCTGGTGCTGGGAGACATGGAAGCCATCAAGGAGATGACCCGCATCGGTCTCGGAGTGGGTATCGTGGCCCCGTGGGTCGCTCGCAAGGAACTCGCGGACGGTCGGCTGGTTTCCGTGCCGATGGGCGAGGTGGGAGTCCGCCGCGATTGGTCGGTTTTCACCCGCGTGAAGCGGAACCTGACACTGGTGGAGGAAACTTTCGTCGGCATCTGCGGGATGATCGGCAAGGACCTCGCGCGGCAGACAGCCTTCTGA
- a CDS encoding bifunctional protein-serine/threonine kinase/phosphatase, whose protein sequence is MKVRHTLCALPRDPDGPSSDAVSWTAWDDGFLAVLADGAGTGAPAREAAQHAVSQIATHYRTHPLGWTPGKALRETVRLVNRTLWNESNARFERAEMISTLVVALYDEGTLHVLGIGDSRIYLLRQGQLDQLTSDDIDALLPLKLTKALGAEEALDVFTSRHAIEPDDVIFLCSDGVHHHLTATELHAKLAAGSAARAIATDARDASPAESRDDCAAIRIDVISLGWTAKRHEGQLPVPTKLITSQKIDGWTLVRSFGANDRCWLAEREGCRQVMKFAPTEAERDPVIAQGFLKETWNAIRFSEDPAFVKAWENPQRTSLYYNMEFVDAPGLHGWLRQRHLQVDETVKLGTFLVNACMHLLRHDLVHGDIKPENILVGTAYDSLFFKLVDLGSCCEVFSHHSRAGTASYLAPERFKNAPVSERSELFSIGVTLYQALTGHLPFGEIERFQTPAFRDPKPPVKLNPLVPPWLEAVVLRACAIQPERRYQHFSELLHDLANPHKVRPWHAEHTPFIERNPVLFWKLAALLFAATSLALALLLAGR, encoded by the coding sequence ATGAAGGTCCGTCACACGCTCTGCGCCCTGCCGCGCGATCCGGACGGACCTTCATCCGATGCGGTTTCATGGACCGCGTGGGATGACGGCTTCCTCGCGGTCCTTGCGGATGGCGCGGGCACCGGCGCGCCGGCCCGTGAGGCAGCCCAGCACGCGGTCTCACAAATCGCCACCCACTATCGTACCCACCCACTCGGATGGACACCGGGCAAGGCGCTGCGCGAAACCGTGCGGCTGGTGAACCGCACCCTCTGGAACGAATCGAACGCGCGGTTCGAGCGCGCCGAGATGATCTCCACGCTGGTCGTTGCTCTCTACGATGAAGGCACGCTGCACGTGCTCGGCATCGGGGATTCGCGCATCTATCTGCTGCGGCAGGGACAACTCGATCAACTGACCAGCGATGACATCGATGCGTTGCTTCCTCTCAAATTGACGAAAGCACTCGGCGCGGAAGAAGCCCTCGATGTCTTCACCTCCCGCCATGCCATCGAGCCGGATGATGTCATCTTCCTGTGCTCGGATGGCGTTCACCATCATCTCACGGCGACCGAACTGCACGCGAAACTGGCTGCCGGCTCCGCCGCCCGTGCGATTGCCACGGATGCCCGTGATGCGTCTCCCGCGGAATCCCGCGACGACTGCGCGGCGATCCGGATCGACGTCATCTCCCTCGGCTGGACGGCAAAGCGCCACGAGGGCCAGCTCCCCGTTCCCACCAAACTGATCACCAGCCAGAAGATCGACGGTTGGACATTGGTCCGTTCGTTCGGAGCCAACGACCGTTGCTGGCTCGCGGAACGCGAAGGTTGCCGCCAAGTGATGAAATTCGCGCCCACCGAGGCCGAGCGGGATCCGGTGATCGCACAGGGCTTTCTCAAGGAAACGTGGAACGCCATCCGCTTTTCGGAGGATCCGGCGTTTGTCAAAGCATGGGAAAATCCCCAACGCACCTCTCTCTATTACAATATGGAGTTCGTGGACGCACCCGGCCTTCATGGTTGGCTGCGCCAACGCCATCTGCAGGTCGATGAGACGGTGAAACTCGGCACTTTCCTTGTGAATGCCTGCATGCATCTCCTACGGCACGATCTCGTCCATGGCGACATCAAGCCGGAGAACATCCTCGTCGGCACCGCCTACGACTCCCTTTTCTTCAAGCTCGTGGATCTCGGTTCCTGCTGCGAAGTCTTCTCCCATCACTCGCGGGCGGGCACAGCGAGCTATCTCGCGCCGGAACGCTTCAAAAACGCGCCCGTCAGCGAGCGCAGTGAACTTTTCTCCATCGGCGTCACACTCTATCAGGCGCTGACCGGGCATCTGCCCTTTGGCGAAATCGAGCGTTTCCAAACTCCTGCCTTCAGGGATCCGAAGCCGCCGGTAAAACTGAATCCCCTGGTGCCGCCTTGGCTGGAGGCTGTGGTGCTGCGCGCCTGCGCCATCCAGCCGGAACGCCGTTATCAGCATTTCAGCGAGTTGCTGCACGATCTGGCGAATCCGCACAAGGTCCGCCCCTGGCACGCGGAACACACGCCGTTCATCGAGCGGAATCCGGTGCTGTTCTGGAAACTGGCGGCGCTGTTGTTTGCCGCCACCTCGCTGGCGCTCGCGCTGCTTCTGGCCGGTCGCTGA
- a CDS encoding MFS transporter, which yields MKLSDLKSSGHWPTLLTAFLYFDFSFMVWTLLGALGPQIAETLKLDAGQKGMMVAVPILGGAILRLALGLLVDRIGAKTTGILAQLFVIAALAAGWIFGLRDFHATLAFGFALGVAGASFAVALPQAGRWYPPNMQGVVLGLAGAGNVGVVLDSLIAPRLAAAYGWQAVFGFALIPAFITFAVYAIFSKDADVTIVKKKLSDYVRLLKEKDAHWFCFYYTVSFGGFVGLASYYALYYRSEFGLSPIKAGDFAAACTFVGALARPIGGAISDRIGGIRSMLVLYATACVLLLVAAGVHSFWLNTALFLGVSAALGMCNGSIFQLLPQRFAKDMGIMTGLVGCGGGLGGFYLASSLGIAKQSFGSCSPGFIAFAVLCLVAVSGLSLVKTRWRTTWGASANARI from the coding sequence ATGAAACTCAGCGATCTCAAATCCTCCGGCCACTGGCCCACGCTGCTCACCGCATTCCTCTACTTCGATTTCTCGTTCATGGTCTGGACGCTGCTCGGAGCGCTCGGCCCCCAGATCGCGGAAACGTTGAAACTGGATGCCGGCCAGAAGGGCATGATGGTTGCCGTGCCCATCCTTGGCGGCGCGATCCTCCGCCTGGCTCTCGGGCTGCTGGTGGACCGGATCGGCGCGAAAACCACCGGCATTCTCGCCCAGTTGTTCGTCATCGCGGCGCTCGCAGCCGGCTGGATCTTCGGACTACGGGACTTCCACGCCACTCTTGCCTTCGGATTCGCACTCGGTGTGGCGGGGGCATCCTTCGCCGTCGCACTGCCACAAGCGGGCCGCTGGTATCCACCGAACATGCAGGGCGTCGTCCTCGGTCTTGCGGGCGCGGGCAATGTAGGCGTGGTGCTGGACAGCCTGATCGCCCCGCGTCTCGCCGCCGCCTACGGATGGCAGGCGGTGTTCGGCTTCGCGCTCATTCCGGCATTCATCACCTTCGCCGTCTACGCGATCTTCTCGAAGGATGCGGACGTCACCATCGTGAAGAAGAAGCTCTCCGACTACGTTCGCCTGCTGAAGGAAAAGGACGCCCACTGGTTCTGCTTCTACTACACCGTATCGTTCGGTGGCTTCGTGGGCCTCGCCAGCTACTACGCGCTCTACTACCGCTCCGAGTTCGGACTGTCCCCCATCAAGGCCGGTGACTTCGCCGCAGCCTGCACCTTTGTCGGAGCCCTCGCCCGTCCGATCGGCGGTGCGATCTCCGACCGCATCGGAGGCATCCGCTCGATGCTCGTTCTCTACGCCACGGCCTGCGTGTTGCTGCTGGTCGCCGCGGGCGTACATTCGTTCTGGCTGAACACCGCGCTCTTCCTCGGCGTGAGCGCCGCGCTCGGCATGTGCAATGGATCGATCTTCCAGCTCCTGCCCCAGCGCTTTGCGAAGGACATGGGCATCATGACCGGCCTTGTGGGATGCGGGGGTGGACTCGGCGGTTTCTATCTCGCCAGCTCGCTGGGCATCGCCAAGCAATCCTTCGGTTCCTGCTCGCCGGGCTTCATCGCTTTCGCCGTGCTCTGCCTGGTGGCCGTATCCGGCCTTTCGCTGGTGAAGACCCGCTGGCGCACCACCTGGGGTGCCAGCGCGAACGCCCGCATCTGA
- a CDS encoding CmpA/NrtA family ABC transporter substrate-binding protein — protein MFAIPPSSRQTIRLGFLPLNDCAPLAVAKETGLFSRYGVDVELVRLPGWATVRDMLFFGELDAAQSIAGLAFSLTLGIGQLRRDVCVPLVLSAHGNAITLANRIPAEMVGRGEGLAGFINHYWKENRPFTMAAAHRYSSHHLLLQSWLRQHGVQPGRDVELIFLPPPLMPGHLASGHLDGYCVGEPWNSETILSGEGWCAATSAQIASGHPEKVLVASGELAGERRQDLLALTAALLHACRLCQTPNFREELIRILSLDRYTGASVASLRNSLGPVFDTGRGTIDASMFHVFHGSDINCPTPDKASWFLAGMRSADLLPDNTTGGSLTRIYRHDLYRAASELLLPA, from the coding sequence ATGTTCGCAATTCCTCCTTCTTCCCGTCAGACGATCCGCCTCGGGTTCCTGCCATTGAATGATTGCGCACCGCTGGCGGTGGCGAAGGAAACCGGACTTTTCAGCCGCTATGGCGTGGATGTGGAACTGGTCCGCCTGCCCGGCTGGGCTACGGTGCGTGACATGCTGTTCTTCGGTGAACTCGATGCCGCGCAATCGATCGCCGGTCTCGCATTCTCCCTCACTCTCGGTATCGGACAACTCCGCCGCGATGTCTGCGTGCCTCTCGTGCTCAGCGCGCATGGCAATGCCATCACCCTTGCAAACCGGATCCCCGCCGAGATGGTCGGCCGCGGCGAGGGACTCGCGGGGTTCATCAATCACTACTGGAAGGAAAACCGTCCCTTCACCATGGCGGCCGCTCACCGCTACTCCTCCCACCACCTGCTGCTCCAATCGTGGCTGCGCCAGCACGGTGTCCAACCCGGACGCGATGTGGAATTGATCTTCCTGCCACCACCGCTGATGCCCGGCCATCTCGCCAGCGGCCATCTCGATGGCTATTGCGTGGGCGAGCCTTGGAATTCCGAAACCATCCTGTCCGGCGAGGGTTGGTGCGCGGCCACTTCGGCCCAAATCGCTTCCGGTCATCCGGAAAAAGTGCTGGTGGCGAGTGGTGAACTGGCTGGCGAGCGCCGCCAGGACTTGCTCGCGCTGACCGCCGCCCTGCTGCACGCCTGCCGCCTCTGCCAGACACCGAACTTCCGCGAGGAGTTGATCCGCATCCTCTCGCTGGACCGCTACACCGGTGCATCGGTGGCATCGCTGCGCAATAGCCTTGGTCCCGTTTTCGATACCGGACGCGGCACCATCGATGCCTCCATGTTCCATGTCTTCCACGGCTCGGACATCAACTGCCCGACACCGGACAAGGCCTCATGGTTCCTCGCCGGCATGCGCTCGGCGGATCTTCTTCCGGACAATACCACCGGCGGTTCGCTCACGCGGATCTACCGCCACGATCTCTACCGCGCGGCCAGCGAACTGCTGTTGCCCGCCTGA
- the ychF gene encoding redox-regulated ATPase YchF — MLKAGIVGLPNVGKSTLFNAVTRSRKAEAANYPFCTIDPNVGIVVVPDARLEVLSKISGSQKLVPTAIEFVDIAGLVKGASEGAGLGNQFLANIRETDAIVQVVRCFENDDIIHELGSVDPIRDIEIINAELILADIAALEKRRSSREKKAKGGDKESKKEVELIDILLPHLNDGNPALTLKFAEEDKPIVKDFFLLSSKKTIYACNVAEDELGAAQADPDSHPLVAKVRKFAAEHSGAEAVVISARIEEELIDLDPADAADFLKDMGVTDSGVSALIRGVYHLLGLRTYLTTGVQETRAWTIYEGDKAPAAAGVIHTDFERGFIAAEIVHYDDLVELGSKTAAKEKGKLRIEGKEYVVKDGDVIEFRFNVSK, encoded by the coding sequence ATGCTGAAGGCCGGAATCGTCGGACTCCCCAACGTCGGAAAATCGACTCTTTTCAATGCCGTGACCCGCTCCCGCAAGGCGGAGGCGGCGAACTACCCGTTCTGCACCATCGACCCGAACGTGGGCATCGTGGTGGTCCCGGATGCGCGCTTGGAAGTCCTCTCGAAGATCTCCGGCTCCCAGAAGCTCGTCCCCACCGCCATCGAGTTCGTGGATATCGCCGGTCTGGTGAAGGGCGCGTCCGAAGGTGCCGGCCTCGGCAACCAGTTCCTCGCCAACATCCGAGAAACCGACGCCATCGTCCAGGTGGTGCGCTGCTTCGAGAATGACGACATCATTCACGAACTCGGTTCCGTCGATCCGATCCGCGACATCGAGATCATCAATGCCGAGCTGATCCTGGCCGACATCGCCGCACTGGAAAAGCGCCGCTCTTCCCGCGAGAAGAAGGCCAAGGGCGGTGACAAGGAATCGAAGAAGGAAGTCGAACTGATCGACATCCTCCTGCCCCATCTCAACGACGGCAATCCGGCGCTAACTCTGAAGTTCGCCGAGGAGGACAAGCCGATCGTGAAGGACTTCTTCCTGCTTTCCTCCAAGAAGACCATCTACGCCTGCAACGTGGCCGAGGACGAACTGGGCGCCGCCCAGGCCGATCCGGACAGCCACCCGCTGGTCGCGAAGGTCCGCAAGTTCGCCGCCGAACACTCCGGTGCCGAGGCCGTCGTCATCTCCGCCCGCATCGAGGAAGAGCTCATCGACCTTGATCCCGCGGATGCCGCCGACTTCCTCAAGGACATGGGCGTCACCGACTCCGGCGTCTCCGCTCTGATCCGCGGAGTCTATCACCTCCTCGGCCTCCGCACCTACCTCACCACCGGCGTGCAGGAAACCCGCGCCTGGACCATCTACGAAGGCGACAAGGCTCCAGCCGCCGCTGGCGTCATTCACACCGACTTCGAGCGCGGCTTCATCGCTGCGGAAATCGTCCACTACGACGACCTCGTCGAACTCGGCTCCAAAACCGCCGCAAAGGAAAAGGGCAAGCTCCGCATCGAAGGGAAGGAATATGTCGTCAAGGATGGCGACGTGATCGAGTTCCGCTTCAACGTCAGCAAGTAA